GGATATAACGAAGCCCGTAAACTGTTTGTCTAATTATAAAACATGCAACTCGCTGATTTATGTTATGGCCGGAATTTTCAGGAAGCAGAACTCTCTGGATGACGTCTTTATTCTTAATCAGAATGGCTTTCTATGCGAATCTATGAGCTCGAATGTTTTTGTACTCTTCGACAAAAAGCTGTATACCCCTTCTCTTAATGAGGGCTGTATTGCAGGAGTTATGCGTAGTGTAGTTATGAAAATCGCAGCTGAGATCGATTTACCCGTAATAGAAGCACAAATAAATCCCGATATCTTAAATGAAGCGGAAGAAGTGTTTCTTACTAATGCAAGCCGTGGGATTCAGTGGGTGATGGGCTTTAATAGCAAACGTTATTTTAATAAGCTGTCGAAAATACTGATGAATAAATTAAACGAAGGATAGTGCCTTAAAAGTTCTCGTCGTCAGTGTCAACAACGGTCGCATTACCAAGTTCGTATTGAATATAGGTAAACGCTGTCGCAAATAATAGTATAATTCCCATATAGAATGTTATTTTTTTTGTTATGTCAAACATCGGTTTTACATATAGTATTTAAAATGACAATGGCTTTGCAATTAAATGATTTGGAGCATATTATAGAAGGAATCTGCAGTATTTGTAGTTTTTGTATGCAGTGTAAAGAGAAATTTGTTAAATTATACTTTTGTTACTGAGCTCAGACTGAGAGG
The window above is part of the Arcticibacter tournemirensis genome. Proteins encoded here:
- a CDS encoding aminotransferase class IV, producing MNFINYNGEIFPANQPVLTTGNRSFKYGDGLFESMRMIRGELRFAHLHAERLRNGMKVLGFEGYSLIDETFLKEKVVELAIRNGEGENARVRLTVFRDAEGLYSPLGNKFGYAFEMTGNKETSYTANTKGLIVDVFEDITKPVNCLSNYKTCNSLIYVMAGIFRKQNSLDDVFILNQNGFLCESMSSNVFVLFDKKLYTPSLNEGCIAGVMRSVVMKIAAEIDLPVIEAQINPDILNEAEEVFLTNASRGIQWVMGFNSKRYFNKLSKILMNKLNEG